In the Octadecabacter sp. SW4 genome, one interval contains:
- the fliF gene encoding flagellar basal-body MS-ring/collar protein FliF produces the protein MENLPAVWTSLSPRRRIAVIGATLVVFVAVLMLGRGASTRDMALLYSGLESSAAGDVIASLEQSGAAYEVRGGAIFVESARRDQLRMTLASEGLPANSARGYELLDNMSGFGTTSQMFDAAYLRAKEGELARTIVASAHIRTARVHISTPSGRPFARDVSPTAAVTVTTIAGVLSAQQANALRYLVASAVSGLTPDNVAVIDGDGGLVTGSDDPASMVSGDERGQQLRESVERLLAARVGYGNSVVEVSVETVTESESILERTFDPDSRVAISTEVEERITASEDSRGGDVTVASNLPEGDGAGTGGASKNEDAENRTITNYEVSEVQREILRTPGAIRRITVAVLVNDETVENAAGEPVTTPRTEEEMAALRDLVASAVGYDEARGDEITIRSLAFQPVPVLGTEAPTVAPTTPLNLMTLIQVGVLAFVALVLGLFVVRPILASGRSAPAALPSPEPIALETRAQPAPEQTAPAMIEGAVADGAPPAIAGPVGDQADGDPVTRLRKMIEDRQDETLQILQSWVDEPDEARA, from the coding sequence TTGGAAAACCTGCCCGCCGTCTGGACATCACTTTCACCTCGCCGCCGTATCGCGGTGATTGGTGCAACGCTTGTGGTTTTTGTTGCCGTTCTGATGCTGGGACGCGGCGCGAGCACGCGGGATATGGCGTTGCTTTATTCCGGGCTGGAAAGCAGTGCGGCGGGTGACGTGATTGCCTCGCTTGAACAATCAGGTGCCGCCTATGAGGTGCGGGGCGGGGCAATTTTCGTCGAATCAGCACGCCGTGATCAATTGCGCATGACACTTGCCAGTGAAGGGCTGCCCGCCAATAGCGCACGGGGTTATGAACTGCTCGACAACATGTCGGGCTTTGGCACGACGTCACAGATGTTTGACGCGGCCTACCTGCGTGCCAAGGAGGGAGAGCTGGCGCGCACAATCGTCGCTTCGGCCCATATCCGCACTGCGCGCGTCCACATATCCACGCCGTCAGGGCGGCCGTTCGCGCGCGATGTTTCACCAACTGCGGCGGTCACGGTCACGACCATTGCCGGTGTTCTTTCTGCACAGCAAGCGAATGCCTTGCGCTATCTGGTGGCATCGGCCGTATCGGGATTGACCCCTGATAATGTGGCCGTGATTGATGGCGACGGTGGCCTTGTGACGGGTTCGGATGATCCCGCCAGCATGGTGAGCGGCGATGAACGTGGTCAGCAGTTGCGCGAAAGTGTCGAACGGCTTTTGGCGGCGCGTGTCGGTTACGGCAATTCTGTGGTCGAGGTGAGCGTCGAAACCGTCACCGAAAGCGAATCCATTCTGGAACGCACGTTCGATCCTGACAGCCGCGTGGCAATCAGCACCGAAGTTGAGGAACGCATCACCGCCTCTGAGGACAGCCGCGGTGGTGATGTGACCGTGGCCTCAAATCTGCCCGAAGGTGACGGCGCTGGAACCGGCGGCGCATCTAAAAACGAGGACGCCGAGAACCGGACAATTACCAACTACGAAGTATCAGAAGTGCAGCGGGAAATTCTGCGCACCCCTGGTGCGATCCGCCGTATTACGGTGGCCGTTCTGGTCAATGACGAAACGGTCGAGAACGCGGCAGGCGAACCCGTCACCACCCCACGCACCGAGGAGGAAATGGCGGCCCTGCGCGATCTGGTCGCGTCAGCCGTTGGCTACGACGAGGCCCGGGGCGACGAGATTACGATCCGGTCGCTGGCCTTCCAGCCGGTTCCGGTACTTGGGACCGAAGCGCCGACCGTCGCGCCCACCACCCCATTGAACCTGATGACGTTGATTCAGGTCGGCGTTCTTGCGTTTGTTGCGCTTGTTCTTGGGCTGTTTGTCGTGCGTCCTATCCTTGCATCAGGGCGCAGCGCACCCGCAGCCTTGCCAAGCCCTGAACCGATAGCGCTTGAAACGCGTGCGCAACCCGCCCCTGAGCAGACCGCCCCCGCGATGATCGAGGGGGCCGTCGCAGATGGGGCGCCCCCCGCGATCGCCGGCCCTGTCGGCGACCAGGCCGATGGTGATCCCGTTACACGGTTACGCAAGATGATCGAAGATCGGCAGGATGAAACTCTGCAAATTCTCCAATCTTGGGTCGACGAGCCTGACGAGGCGCGCGCCTAA
- a CDS encoding MotE family protein, translated as MARPQTPRRRARGPLYVVFGLFIASGVLRLGGEAEQTFANAQVAPESIVQDAAQVAGDQCVASDSLIAALAAREERVARRETQFADRLQALAVAEQEITSRLAELEEAEATLAATLAAASTAAEDDIGRLTAVYENMKPRDAAALFEEMAPEFASGFLSRMRPDAAAAILTGLEPATAYSISVVIAGRNAEVPTR; from the coding sequence ATGGCAAGACCGCAGACCCCGCGCCGCCGCGCCCGTGGCCCGCTCTATGTTGTGTTCGGGCTTTTCATTGCGTCCGGTGTTCTGCGGCTGGGCGGCGAAGCAGAGCAAACCTTTGCTAATGCCCAAGTTGCCCCTGAATCCATCGTGCAGGACGCCGCTCAAGTCGCTGGCGATCAATGCGTTGCGAGTGATTCATTGATTGCGGCCCTTGCCGCCCGCGAGGAGCGTGTCGCCCGCCGCGAAACGCAATTCGCCGATCGGCTTCAGGCTCTCGCTGTTGCTGAGCAGGAAATCACCAGCCGCCTTGCCGAACTTGAAGAAGCCGAGGCAACGCTTGCTGCAACCCTCGCTGCGGCATCCACTGCTGCAGAGGATGATATCGGTCGCCTGACAGCTGTCTACGAGAATATGAAGCCGCGCGATGCCGCCGCGCTCTTCGAGGAAATGGCGCCAGAATTTGCTTCGGGTTTTCTATCACGCATGCGGCCCGATGCGGCCGCCGCCATCCTGACCGGCCTTGAACCCGCTACGGCTTATTCGATCAGCGTTGTGATAGCCGGTCGCAATGCCGAAGTCCCGACTCGATAG
- the motA gene encoding flagellar motor stator protein MotA, with the protein MVGLIGIIVIFVTVFGGYMLAGGKMGIILQALPFEMIMIGGAAVGAFVLSNDMSAIKHTMKDVGKVFKGPKWKPDDYRDLLCLLFELIRLARANPVGLEEHIEAPDNSSIFSKYPKIQGDRESVALICDTLRSATMNYDDPHQVEEVLEKRIEATLHHSLHSTHALQQIADGLPALGIVAAVLGVIKTMGSIDQPPEILGKMIGGALVGTFLGVFLAYGLVGPFAARVKTVIEEDGHFQQLIREVLVANLHQHAPNICIEVGRQNTPASCRPSFTDLEDALKSTKQEAA; encoded by the coding sequence ATGGTTGGGTTGATCGGTATCATTGTGATTTTTGTGACCGTCTTTGGCGGCTACATGCTTGCCGGTGGCAAGATGGGGATCATCCTCCAAGCCCTCCCCTTCGAGATGATCATGATCGGCGGTGCCGCGGTCGGGGCATTTGTTTTGTCCAACGATATGTCCGCGATCAAACATACGATGAAAGACGTCGGCAAAGTGTTCAAAGGCCCCAAGTGGAAACCTGATGATTATCGCGATCTGCTGTGTTTGCTGTTTGAACTGATCCGCCTCGCGCGCGCTAATCCCGTCGGGCTCGAGGAACACATCGAAGCGCCTGATAACAGCAGCATCTTTTCAAAATACCCCAAGATTCAAGGTGACCGGGAATCGGTCGCTTTGATTTGCGATACCTTGCGGTCCGCCACGATGAATTATGACGACCCGCATCAAGTTGAAGAGGTGCTGGAGAAACGCATTGAGGCAACGCTGCATCATTCGCTCCACTCGACACATGCCTTGCAACAAATCGCCGATGGCCTTCCCGCGCTGGGGATCGTCGCGGCTGTTTTGGGTGTGATTAAAACGATGGGCTCGATTGATCAACCTCCTGAAATTCTTGGTAAAATGATTGGCGGCGCTCTTGTTGGAACGTTCCTTGGCGTGTTTCTGGCCTATGGGTTGGTTGGCCCCTTCGCGGCGCGGGTCAAGACCGTGATCGAAGAAGACGGTCATTTTCAACAGCTCATCCGCGAGGTGCTGGTCGCGAACCTCCATCAGCATGCGCCCAACATCTGCATTGAAGTCGGTCGCCAGAACACACCCGCTTCTTGCCGCCCCAGCTTTACCGACCTTGAAGATGCGCTGAAATCCACCAAACAAGAGGCGGCCTGA
- a CDS encoding flagellar basal body P-ring protein FlgI, with protein MTLALSLFIGAAHAAPIRIKDLVEFDGVRSNDLVGYGLVVGLNGTGDGLRNSPFTEEIMTNILERLGVNVTGEQFRPKNVAAVLVTASLPPFARAGAPIDITVSAIGDANSLLGGTLVMTPLNAADGEIYAVAQGTIIAGGATAQGNAATVTQGVPTSGVIPSGATVEREVAFDFSGLSTIRLALRTPDFTTAGRIEVAINRNFGRGVAVMLDAGTVQLDIAATRMASPAHAIGRIENILVEPERRARVVVDQRSGTIVMGEDVRISRVAVSQGNLTLRIQEAPLVAQPNPFAPGETVVVPRTNAAIQEEPGIGLAEVREGTSLSEVVAGLNALGVSPRDMIDILKSIKAAGALHAEFIVR; from the coding sequence CTGACCCTCGCCCTTTCACTTTTTATCGGAGCGGCACATGCGGCGCCCATCCGGATCAAGGATCTAGTGGAGTTTGACGGTGTGCGATCCAACGATCTTGTTGGGTATGGCCTTGTTGTGGGCTTGAACGGGACAGGCGACGGGCTGCGCAATTCACCGTTTACCGAAGAAATCATGACCAACATACTTGAACGTCTGGGCGTAAATGTAACTGGTGAACAGTTCCGGCCCAAAAACGTTGCTGCCGTTTTGGTAACGGCAAGCCTGCCGCCATTTGCGCGTGCGGGCGCACCAATTGACATCACGGTATCCGCGATCGGGGATGCAAACAGTCTGTTGGGCGGGACGCTTGTGATGACGCCGCTGAATGCCGCTGACGGCGAAATCTATGCCGTTGCCCAAGGCACAATCATCGCCGGGGGCGCGACGGCGCAGGGGAATGCAGCGACCGTGACTCAAGGCGTGCCAACCTCGGGGGTGATCCCGTCTGGCGCAACAGTCGAGCGCGAGGTTGCATTTGATTTCAGCGGGCTCAGCACGATCCGGCTTGCATTGCGGACACCGGATTTTACGACTGCTGGCCGGATCGAGGTCGCGATCAATCGTAATTTTGGCCGCGGCGTCGCGGTGATGCTTGATGCAGGCACGGTCCAGTTGGATATCGCCGCCACACGCATGGCGTCACCGGCGCATGCCATTGGTCGGATCGAGAATATCCTTGTTGAACCAGAACGCCGCGCGAGGGTTGTTGTGGATCAACGATCCGGTACCATCGTGATGGGCGAGGATGTGCGCATTAGCCGCGTGGCTGTCAGCCAGGGAAATCTGACGCTGCGCATTCAAGAGGCGCCGTTGGTTGCACAACCCAATCCCTTTGCGCCAGGTGAAACAGTTGTCGTGCCGCGCACGAATGCCGCGATCCAAGAAGAACCGGGCATTGGTCTGGCCGAAGTGCGCGAGGGGACGTCGCTGTCCGAGGTGGTAGCAGGGTTGAACGCACTTGGCGTGTCACCACGCGACATGATCGACATCTTGAAAAGCATCAAGGCCGCGGGCGCGCTACACGCTGAATTCATCGTTCGCTAA
- the fliP gene encoding flagellar type III secretion system pore protein FliP (The bacterial flagellar biogenesis protein FliP forms a type III secretion system (T3SS)-type pore required for flagellar assembly.) gives MRFQHTRSALFTSICAALLLVAAPAQAQEVAISLGGDGSLTARSLQLIALITILSIVPGLAIMVTCFPFIVTVLSILRQAIGLQQAPPNMLIVSLALFLTYFVMEPVFVAAWSAGIEPLLNETIGVEEAFAETMGPFRFFMAGRIAPDTFAALAELRPDLISTNLTPEAPLSVLVPSFLLSEVERAFQVGFLIFLPFLIIDLVVAAILMSMGMMMVPPAIVSLPFKLAFFVVADGWALIAGSLVRSYY, from the coding sequence ATGCGTTTTCAGCACACGAGATCCGCCCTTTTTACGTCGATCTGCGCTGCATTATTGCTTGTTGCGGCACCTGCGCAGGCGCAAGAGGTCGCGATTTCCCTTGGCGGTGACGGTTCTCTGACCGCCAGGTCTCTTCAGCTAATCGCATTGATCACGATCCTGAGCATCGTGCCCGGCCTTGCCATCATGGTGACCTGCTTCCCGTTTATCGTCACCGTCTTGTCCATCCTGCGCCAGGCAATCGGCCTGCAACAAGCACCACCAAACATGCTGATTGTCAGCCTTGCCCTGTTCCTCACCTACTTCGTAATGGAGCCGGTCTTTGTTGCCGCGTGGTCGGCGGGCATCGAGCCTCTACTCAATGAAACGATCGGAGTCGAAGAAGCGTTCGCCGAAACGATGGGGCCATTTCGGTTCTTTATGGCTGGTCGCATTGCACCCGATACATTTGCTGCGCTTGCCGAATTGCGCCCCGACCTGATTTCAACCAACCTGACACCAGAGGCACCGCTTTCGGTTCTGGTTCCCTCCTTTCTTTTGAGCGAGGTCGAGCGAGCATTCCAGGTCGGGTTTCTTATCTTTTTACCTTTCCTGATCATCGACCTTGTCGTTGCCGCGATCTTGATGTCGATGGGGATGATGATGGTGCCGCCGGCGATCGTTTCGCTACCATTCAAGCTGGCGTTCTTTGTTGTCGCCGATGGCTGGGCGTTAATCGCGGGAAGTCTGGTGCGCAGCTACTACTGA
- the fliL gene encoding flagellar basal body-associated protein FliL, whose product MSDATAPDPESDEDAPKKRSKMPLVLGLVFALLGGGGGFMAVQMGLIGGGPTTDMAQAPDPLEPLPPVAFVPLEPLLISLPNRSGRQYLRFVAQIEVAPEYAADVEAIKPRIVDVLNGYLRAVEVADFDDPNALMRLRAQMLRRVQVVAGEGRVRDLLIMEFVLS is encoded by the coding sequence GTGAGCGACGCAACTGCACCCGACCCCGAAAGCGACGAAGACGCACCGAAAAAGAGATCGAAGATGCCTCTTGTTTTGGGGCTGGTGTTTGCCTTGCTGGGTGGCGGTGGCGGCTTTATGGCCGTGCAAATGGGGTTGATCGGGGGCGGTCCCACGACCGACATGGCGCAAGCGCCCGACCCACTTGAACCCCTGCCGCCGGTGGCCTTCGTTCCGCTTGAGCCGCTGCTGATTTCGCTCCCGAATCGTTCGGGGCGACAATATCTGCGCTTTGTCGCGCAAATCGAAGTGGCCCCGGAATATGCCGCTGATGTGGAAGCGATCAAACCGCGCATCGTCGACGTGTTGAACGGTTACTTGCGCGCCGTCGAAGTCGCCGATTTTGATGATCCCAACGCGTTGATGCGGTTGCGCGCGCAAATGTTGCGCCGCGTGCAGGTCGTCGCAGGCGAGGGTCGAGTGCGCGACCTTCTCATTATGGAATTTGTTTTAAGCTAG
- a CDS encoding FliM/FliN family flagellar motor switch protein has translation MTNANAEGHPLHDVPIEITISVGRARPMVRDLLALQENAVLALDRRVDDPVELYIGDRLIARGELQELEGGEAGQLAVRLTEVANTTGESG, from the coding sequence ATGACAAACGCGAACGCCGAAGGCCACCCACTGCACGATGTCCCGATTGAAATTACCATCTCGGTCGGGCGGGCCCGCCCGATGGTGCGGGATCTTCTCGCGTTGCAGGAAAATGCCGTTCTTGCTTTGGACAGGCGGGTCGATGATCCCGTGGAGCTTTATATCGGTGACCGGCTGATTGCACGTGGCGAATTGCAGGAGCTTGAAGGCGGCGAGGCGGGCCAGCTGGCCGTTCGCTTGACCGAAGTTGCCAATACCACCGGCGAGTCCGGCTAG
- a CDS encoding flagellin has product MSMNSVGDKSQVFLSLRNNMALKTRLGTLVQELSTGQSSDLVKRLGADQTRLSDVDRQLTLLSGYGRVTTQTAQSLSLMQTTIARTEETRSQLAAQMLTITAEGAVNQNEAAARAARDAMDTVVSTLNLRFSDQSLFAGAAVDGPALASAETIMAELATVTAGATTSADVIAAIDTWFDTPAGGFETVGYLGDTGPAQTRRIDQGTVVALDAKADDPAFRDMFKAVALAAVVAEGALPGDAAAQTELLQESGLRLMASATSLTQLQARLGGIEGRVQDTATRHAARETTLGLIRNDMTSADPFETAAQLEEVQLQLETHYTVTARLSRLSLAEYLR; this is encoded by the coding sequence ATGTCGATGAATTCAGTTGGCGACAAGTCGCAAGTTTTCCTGTCTTTGCGCAACAACATGGCGCTCAAGACCCGTCTTGGGACGCTCGTGCAGGAACTGTCCACGGGCCAGTCATCGGACCTGGTGAAACGTCTCGGTGCTGATCAAACGCGACTTTCCGATGTGGATCGACAGCTTACGCTTTTGTCTGGGTATGGGCGGGTTACAACCCAGACGGCGCAATCGCTGTCATTGATGCAAACCACGATCGCCCGGACCGAGGAAACGCGATCGCAACTTGCTGCCCAGATGCTGACGATAACCGCCGAAGGGGCGGTTAACCAAAACGAAGCAGCAGCGCGCGCCGCGCGCGATGCGATGGACACGGTCGTGTCAACCTTGAACCTGCGCTTTTCCGACCAGTCACTGTTTGCCGGCGCGGCGGTTGACGGCCCGGCACTTGCCTCGGCAGAGACGATCATGGCGGAACTGGCAACCGTGACCGCGGGGGCCACGACATCGGCTGATGTTATTGCAGCGATTGATACCTGGTTTGATACCCCCGCGGGTGGCTTCGAGACGGTCGGATATCTGGGTGACACCGGCCCGGCCCAAACGCGCCGCATTGATCAAGGCACAGTGGTTGCGCTTGATGCCAAGGCAGATGATCCTGCGTTTCGCGACATGTTCAAAGCGGTTGCATTGGCCGCTGTCGTCGCCGAGGGCGCCTTGCCTGGTGACGCTGCCGCCCAAACCGAGCTTTTGCAGGAAAGCGGCCTGCGCCTGATGGCCAGCGCAACAAGCCTGACACAGCTTCAGGCACGGCTTGGGGGCATTGAAGGTCGCGTGCAGGACACGGCAACCAGACATGCCGCGCGCGAAACCACGCTTGGCCTGATCCGAAACGACATGACCTCGGCAGATCCGTTTGAAACGGCTGCCCAGTTGGAAGAAGTCCAGCTGCAACTTGAAACCCACTACACGGTGACGGCCCGGCTGTCGCGGTTGTCCCTTGCGGAGTATCTACGTTGA
- the flhA gene encoding flagellar biosynthesis protein FlhA — protein sequence MQGLTLGGIFRPTVLLALALMAIIVMMILPVPAAVLDIGLAASFALAILMFTVTLFIERPLDFSAFPTVLLASLMLRLSLNVSSTKLIIGQGHTGTSAAGDVIEGFANFVMSGSVILGVVVFCVLLIVNFVVINKGATRMAEVGARFALDAMPGKQLAIDADMSAGAIDHAEAKLRRETEQAETTFFGSLDGASKFVKGDAVAGLLITGLNLVMGLVIGVSLHDMPLGTAFETYAILTVGDGLVSQIPAVIISIASALLLARGGAKGATDLAIVGQLGRHPAALTTVAVLMALFALVPGLPFIPFVLGALTLGTCAYVMARKVKREAEASVKSGDETAATPAAASMGDMLDLDDIHLEFAPDLVDMVLDPGTGLDARIANMRNHVATEFGVLLPEIRLTDNAALAPGQYVVKVLGVEQVRDSLRPEKMLALLSGPAAPPVLGEDVSEPVYGAPARWIAPEDQETAALSGLTTVSPTEVLATHLLEIIKRNFPRLMTLKALRRLLDEMTNLSDAARSEANRKMLGELMPDKVPVDVLLSVLRLLLEERVSIRNLPLIIEAAAEGRQIYPSAEGIAEHVRQRLGFQLVAEMRRADGTIPLVQLAPEWEDTFATYQIKSEKGVGDVALPPEDFNRLATAIAEKIAQAGETGAYPAMVTSMRRRRFLRTVMTAKGIPNPVLSFEEIGVDARPALVGLVPA from the coding sequence ATGCAGGGCCTGACATTGGGAGGTATATTCCGCCCGACCGTTCTGCTCGCGCTGGCGCTGATGGCAATCATCGTCATGATGATCTTGCCGGTTCCGGCTGCGGTTCTCGACATCGGGCTGGCCGCGTCCTTTGCACTGGCAATTTTGATGTTCACGGTCACCTTGTTCATCGAGCGTCCGTTGGATTTTTCCGCTTTTCCAACCGTTCTTCTTGCCTCTTTGATGCTGCGATTGTCGCTCAACGTTTCGTCAACCAAACTCATCATCGGCCAAGGGCATACGGGCACCTCGGCTGCCGGGGACGTCATCGAAGGGTTTGCAAACTTCGTGATGAGCGGAAGCGTCATATTGGGCGTGGTGGTTTTTTGCGTCTTGCTGATCGTGAACTTTGTGGTGATCAACAAGGGTGCGACCCGCATGGCCGAAGTCGGCGCGCGCTTTGCCCTTGATGCGATGCCGGGCAAACAACTGGCCATCGACGCCGACATGAGCGCAGGCGCAATCGACCACGCCGAAGCCAAGCTGCGCCGCGAAACCGAACAGGCGGAAACAACGTTTTTCGGATCGCTTGACGGCGCTTCAAAGTTTGTCAAAGGCGATGCGGTTGCCGGCCTTCTGATTACCGGCCTTAATCTTGTTATGGGTCTCGTGATCGGGGTGAGCCTGCACGACATGCCTCTTGGAACCGCCTTCGAAACATATGCGATCCTGACGGTCGGCGATGGTCTCGTCAGTCAAATCCCAGCCGTTATTATCTCGATCGCCTCGGCATTGCTACTGGCGCGTGGCGGGGCAAAGGGCGCGACAGACCTCGCGATTGTCGGGCAGCTTGGGCGTCATCCTGCGGCGTTGACAACAGTGGCCGTGTTGATGGCGCTTTTTGCGCTGGTGCCCGGCTTGCCCTTCATTCCGTTTGTTCTTGGGGCGCTGACACTTGGCACGTGCGCTTATGTGATGGCGCGCAAAGTGAAACGCGAAGCCGAAGCGAGCGTGAAATCGGGTGATGAAACTGCTGCGACGCCTGCCGCCGCATCGATGGGTGACATGCTGGACCTTGATGATATCCATCTCGAATTTGCACCAGATCTTGTTGATATGGTTCTTGATCCGGGCACAGGGCTGGACGCGCGCATCGCGAATATGCGCAACCACGTGGCAACGGAATTTGGCGTGCTGCTTCCGGAAATCCGGCTGACCGATAATGCGGCCCTTGCGCCCGGACAATACGTTGTCAAAGTGCTTGGCGTTGAACAGGTGCGCGATAGCCTGCGGCCCGAAAAAATGCTTGCGCTTTTATCTGGTCCTGCCGCGCCGCCGGTCCTTGGCGAAGATGTAAGCGAGCCGGTTTACGGCGCCCCGGCGCGCTGGATCGCACCCGAGGATCAGGAAACGGCGGCGCTCTCGGGTCTGACCACGGTTTCACCGACCGAAGTCCTGGCGACCCATCTGCTCGAGATTATCAAACGCAATTTTCCGCGTCTGATGACGCTCAAGGCTTTGCGGCGCCTGCTTGATGAAATGACCAACCTGAGTGACGCGGCGCGCAGCGAGGCGAACCGGAAAATGCTGGGTGAACTGATGCCCGACAAGGTGCCGGTTGACGTGCTGTTGTCGGTCCTACGTCTGCTGCTTGAGGAACGCGTGTCGATCCGCAATCTTCCCTTGATCATCGAGGCCGCTGCCGAGGGGCGACAGATCTATCCCAGCGCCGAAGGGATCGCCGAACATGTGCGTCAGCGGCTTGGTTTTCAACTGGTCGCCGAAATGCGTCGGGCAGACGGGACCATTCCGCTGGTTCAACTGGCTCCCGAATGGGAGGACACATTTGCGACCTATCAAATCAAGTCCGAAAAGGGCGTGGGCGATGTCGCCTTGCCGCCCGAAGATTTTAATCGCCTCGCCACGGCGATTGCTGAAAAGATTGCGCAGGCTGGCGAAACCGGCGCCTATCCGGCGATGGTTACGTCGATGCGACGGCGGCGGTTTCTGCGCACGGTCATGACGGCCAAGGGCATCCCAAATCCGGTGTTGTCATTCGAAGAAATCGGCGTTGATGCGCGCCCCGCGTTGGTCGGACTTGTCCCCGCATGA
- a CDS encoding flagellar biosynthetic protein FliR: MIEALADIAPIGQAALWAGFVVFVRVGAMMALLPAFGEQSVPMRVRLGLTIAFVLVVSPALTVLPSQPAGLAATMAIILPEAATGLFMGLMLRLFVLALQIAGTIAAQSTSLSQLFGGSAGVDPLPAIGNMLLVAGLALAALLGLHVRLAEYMIYSYELIPAGQFPSPAVVSDAGVTEVGRAFALAFTLAAPFVIASLIYNVTLGVINRAMPQLMVSFVGAPAITAGGLILLFVSAPILLSIWVEAFGSFMLNPFGAP, translated from the coding sequence ATGATCGAAGCCCTGGCGGACATCGCGCCCATCGGGCAGGCGGCACTCTGGGCAGGATTTGTCGTGTTTGTGCGGGTCGGCGCAATGATGGCGCTGCTGCCCGCGTTTGGCGAACAATCGGTGCCGATGCGGGTGCGGCTTGGCCTCACAATCGCGTTCGTTCTGGTTGTCTCGCCCGCTCTCACGGTTTTGCCATCCCAACCCGCAGGGCTGGCTGCAACAATGGCGATCATTTTGCCCGAGGCGGCGACCGGATTGTTTATGGGGCTGATGTTGCGGTTGTTTGTGCTTGCGCTGCAAATTGCCGGGACGATAGCCGCACAGTCAACCTCGCTGTCGCAGCTATTCGGGGGCAGCGCGGGCGTCGATCCTCTGCCCGCGATCGGGAACATGCTATTGGTTGCGGGGCTGGCGTTGGCGGCGCTGCTTGGGCTGCATGTCCGGCTCGCGGAATACATGATCTATAGCTACGAGCTGATCCCGGCAGGCCAGTTTCCATCCCCTGCGGTTGTTTCAGACGCGGGCGTGACCGAGGTTGGCCGCGCCTTTGCACTGGCCTTCACGCTTGCCGCTCCTTTTGTGATTGCGTCACTTATCTACAATGTCACGCTGGGCGTCATCAACCGGGCGATGCCACAGCTGATGGTCTCCTTCGTGGGCGCGCCAGCGATTACGGCTGGTGGCTTGATCCTCTTGTTTGTGTCGGCCCCGATTCTTCTCTCAATCTGGGTCGAGGCCTTTGGCAGCTTCATGCTGAATCCGTTTGGAGCGCCTTAG